GGCGGGCTTGTTCCTCTGCGATGGTGCGGTCGATGGCACCTTTTATTCTCTGCAGTTAGGGGGTAGAGACAAATGGTCAGCTATCGAGATACATGTTTCTCTTTCCGTCGGGTTTCTCGGATTCAAAAAGAGGACGCGCACAGCAAGGGGAACTGACTTGGAGCATGGTTCCGACGAGGGGCCGCCCAGGGCCGATGTTGACAGAATGCACGAATTAAAAGTTGTAGATCATAAGAGCCTCGCAATAAAGGGCTGCAGAATAGAGAAtgcgagagaagagaagaaagaaatagcaAAACTAGTAcaaaggaggaaaagatgaagtCGTGTTCAAGGGCCGATGTAGCCTCGTGGCATAATTGGTTTCTGGGGAGTGCCAAAGGTTGAATAACAAGCTCAGCCTCGTTCGTATTGAACAATTGACAGGTCCATTGTACGTACTTTGCACGTTTTGGGTTTAGCGGGTGGTATTTATCACACTACCTAGGAGGCACTTTCCAGTGGCTGAGGGCTGTTGGGAGAGGCAGGAGCAAGGGCAGGATGTAAGACGTAAACTCTGTTGCAAGCGGTGCCTTCCTGAACGTGAAGCGAGAAGCGAGATTTCCATCccacaagaagaaaaatttCCATCCTGCTCAATTTATTCTCTTCTCAattattcttcttcctctccattgAAATTCAAAGAGCTCTCGTTCAGTGGGTTTTCCAATCGATTCAATGCGGTCATCTCGATACCAGGGATTGACGGCGCCCGAGCCTGGAGGGTGCTGTAATAACAGGCCTCAGCACTGTGCATACAATTGGTGAGCCCTCTGAACAGCAGTTTCTTttatcttctcttcttttttctcttcttttttggtaAATCACATCCGTACTTCTTCTTACCGTGGAATCACTTCTAGGAGCACCATCAatcttctctccattgaGAAATACAGGCCTTCATTTGTGCTTTGACAATTCCTTCGGGTTGACAAGCACAGCGTTGCCAGCGGGAGAATAGCAGACTGAGCCACAGCATCACACTGCCGCCCTTTcagatccatggatgtttTTCTCACACATCTGCTTTTGCAAcatccttttcttcttcttctcttcttctttatctCACTCTCTTACTCATTCCACTGAGCTTTCACCCGTCGTCATGCTCCATCGGCTATGACATTATATGGTATGACTGCCCTTTCTCCGACTCTACTCGCACCTCACTAACCAGGATCAAAGAAACAACCTTTCGGTCCTGTCGCTTCTCACGCAGAGGCATGCCCATCAAGTGTCTGCTCTGACCAACCATTGGACAACATGACgtttatttttcttcaacCCTACACAAAGGCCATCTGTCCTGATGTACGTTGCCCTCTCCTCCTATTACTCTTGGAGGAGAGTGCTGACAGGTAGTGGTGCAAATAGACATTGGCATGATGCTGCCTCTCCTTGTCCACAGTCTGTGATGCTCAACACATCAACACATTGAGGCAATGATCCACCGCTTTTGCAGAAACCCACAACGCAGACGCCAGCTCAACTCTGgccgccagctcctccatcctACACATCAAAAGCACGGACAAGATTCTGTGATACACTTGAAGCAGCAGTGCTTGCAAAATAGTGGCAGCCTGGTACACGCCCTCCGCGGTCACGATAGACTATTCAAGGCTCACAGTAATGTCCTACGCCGGCCTTTGGTCGTCCAGAGTGGCTTACTGCCACACAACCTTCATCCCTTTTGAGGAGCGCTTCAAATGATGAGCGTACTGAACAGCAGCATGGCAGTGCTTTCAACGAAATGAATGGCAAGTCCTCATCGCAATGGTTGCGACGTCTTAGCAACAACGCATCGGCTCCCAAACGCAAGCCCAGTATCGGAAGAAAGCTGCATGATGAGATCATGAAGAGTTTTCCTCGGCCTATCGGGCTCACGGTAATGTCCTACGTTGGCGCATCTGGAATGACCAGATGCGCCAGGCTGTCGACGTGAGTAACATTGAATACTTTGTTTGGGAAGCCAATGGCTGACTGCTCAATAGCAATTGATTGCTCGGTTGGAtaataagaagaaggagattttCAACCTTGTCGATACGTATCAGAAAAATGGACAAGATTCTGTGCAACACTTGAAGCAGCAATGTTTGCAAGATAGTGACGGACCGTCCAGCACGTCACGGTAATGTCCTACGGCGGTGCCTGCAAGATAGCGACGGCCTGATACAGGATTCACAGAGGTTGCTTCCCCTACGCAGAGCTGGCTTCATGATCTGTCTTCGACCATCCAAATTTTACTTCATCAATTGGGAAATCTCGGTTGCCCATCACGCCATTCACCATATTTTTCCCATTCCACTCCATTGACTGACCGACTCCAATTCACTCGGTTTTCCGTCTGCCGTTCTTTTCGTCACTCATTTGTCACGGTAATGTCCTACGCCTGAAGCAACAATGTTTACAAGATAGTGGCAGCTTGATGCAAACCTTCCACAACGATGGTAGGTCGCCGTCCAACACGTCACGGTAACGTCCTACAGTCAAAGACAAATCGGCAGAGAATTTCAGCAAAGCAATGAAAGCTCGATGCCAAGCATACCTCAACTTTTGAATCATATGTAAAGCTGTGAGATAGACATAGGAGATTGGCACATTGGCGTGTAAGATAGTGATTAATAAAGCGCTTGGTCTATACATCACGAACAGAGGAAAACTCAAAGAAATGAATCTTCATATATTGTGATTGATGCGGTCCCAGGGATTGACACCCCTGCAGCAAGTGATTACCCTTCCATCTCCCCTCATATGTTGGAATACGTGAGaatcatggaagaagaaacataTCTGGCTTCAATAAAGTCCCATGCTGTaccatcttctttctgctCAATCAAGCATTTTCCATCTCCCGATATGGCAACCTGGGACAACTCGTCGCCGTGCTTCATCAGCAGGATGTAACCACCATCCTCGTGCCTCTCTGTCGTGAAATACCCGTCCATATTCTGGAAAAAATTGTGAGCGCGTTGGATCGAGATTTTACCCTGACCGTCGTGATGGAGATTTGTGCCCGTGACACTATTGCAAAAGGTGTGCCAACCGCTTCTTTTGACGCAGTGCCAAAAGGAGCCACCCCCTAGAGTAGGCTTCTCTAGGAGTCTCAACTCTCCGTTTTCAACCGTTAAGATATAGTGTGGCTCCGTTCTTGTTCGAATCATGAAATATCTGCCTGCCTTCGGATGATATTCCAGCGATTTAATCATGCTATTCGGAGCCATGGTGTTCACGCCGTTGACGACAATTTCTGAAACGATAGAAAAAGTAGTTGCCAGTGCAGGGCAGTCTTCTTCGAGTCTTATGGCAGCGGTGGATTCAGTTCTTATAGTAGCGTTCGGTGGAACACTTATGGCAAGAGTCGGTTCAGGTTGTATGGCAACGGCCGACTCGATGACTGCTTGGCCCCCGATTCCACTGATGGCCTGTTGCTCTTTTCGCCTCGCAGCACGACTTCGAAGAGTATCCATTCGCTCCTGATCTTTTCTTGAGAGCTTTCCTTTCTTAAATTTCCTCGCTTCTAAGGCAGCTAGCTCTTGCTTTTCAGAGACGATGATTGCttgcatctcttcttcctgagACGCCTGCTTCATTTGACGGGAGATTTCATTatccacttcttctccttctcccgtcttttcctcttcaataACCACTTGCACTTGTCTTCCTTTGTTGAAAGAAGGCTCACCGACAGAAATAGTCGCTGCTGGCTGTGGAGCTTGTACTTGCGCTTTGCCTACATCTTATGTTCAATTCCATTAACTGCAGTGTTCTAGGGGCCCCAGTGGAGATAGAAAGTGTCCGTACCTATCTGCGGATGATCTTTAGGGCCGTTTATATCCCAAGCAACTGTCGCCGACATGTTGAAGATGTGAAAGCACTGGATGGCTCGCCCGTCAATAGAAGCTTTTGGCGAAGGGTGCAGAAGTGATGCCATTTTATGGCCTCCTGATGGGCATAGGCGCCCATTTTAACTCTCTCAATTCGATTCAACTTCGATGGCAGGGAATAGATGTTGGCGCCGGGAAGAAGCGAAACATGCGGGAGGCCGACGAGATTTGGTTCTAGGCGGCGGGGTTTCGAACGAAGTTGGTAGCCGTATGCAAGGTGGTAAACAGCCTGCTAACGTGTAGCCGTAAAGTCGATATCTTCCAGTAGAGCGTGTAGCATCCGATGCCTATCGCATGAGGATGTTCGTACTAAACACACAGAGGGTTAGTCAATGGTCCTCGTTGAAGGTGGGGTTGAGGGTGTCCAGAAGGCTCTACTGCCTCCAGGGGAGAAGCAATGGGAGAGTAGAACGAGGAGGGGATGGCGTTGGCCATGGAGGTATGCGCGTGCGGTCGATGCAGGTGCGCGCACTCTCTTTCTTGGATCtgagaagggcaagaagatcaagatgCTCTAGGTAGTATAGATAGATGGGCAGTGGATGCCTTGCCAATAAGGTATTTTGATGTCAGAGAGAGCTATAGTGGGATATCTTGGTTATCGCTCGATAATTGGAAGCTAGGGGCGACCACCCAGGACATGGCAACAGGATTAAGAGCACATGTAGGAAGCAGATATGAACATCTACTCTCGCCGATGTTTGAACACGCAGTTGGCTAAAAATATCAAAGATGTATTCCATTTCCTATCATTGATGGCAAGGTAAATATTCGCGATAAATGAACAACATGTTGACTTTCGTAGAAGAGTGTAGGTTAGTGCTTCAGAGATGCCCCATCTCCATACCGAAGGTAAGTAGGTAGCTTTGGGAAAGTTTGCCCAAAACTCCAGTTGATTCCTTCAAGATCCCTGTCGAGAAAGAGCAACAAATCTACGAGCGCGATACGTTCAATCATCGTCTATACAATATTTGGGTTTAACACGGTGCTGCTATTCGAGAGACGATTGACCGCTCGATATCATATAAGAAAACTACTACCGCTGCCTTGTCCTCTAATTCCTCTAATGGTAGATCGACAAAGTCGGCTGAAGCGACTCCATACATACAATATTTTACCGGAAAATCCATTTGATCTTTAGATGCCGCCAAGTCATTTACAGTCTACAAATATAGAGTGGCAGAGGCACAATTGCCCTTCTTACCACTGGCAACCTATAATGAGAATGCGAACGCGTGCAAAGCCCCAGCGAAAGAGTTCCAATATCAGTACCTAGGCAGGAATCAATGATTTTTTCTATTATCTTCTATGCTCATTGTTAAAAATCATAAACCTGGGGCGCGGTAAGCGCTGGCTCCGCACAGCTTTCCTTTCTCTACGAGTTACACACAGTTCGGACTCGCCGTTGGGGTAATCATGGCACAGCATTTTGCGGTTCATGAGATACAACGTCATGTCGAGTTCGCGAGGAGCTTTGTATGGATACCTGCCTCATGCCGGGCGAGTGATTGCTTCCAACAAAATTACATGCGCGCATGTTAGTGGCGGCTACTTTCCAACTACAACAGATTTGAGACTGGTGGCTGGCGACCAGGAAGCAAATGACATGCTGTCTCTGTGCTTCTTGACGTCAGATGAACCAAAACTTGGCATGTTTTGTGCTAGAATACAAGTTGATGCCACTGGTCTACATTCTCTAAGTGTCCCAAGGAAAGAAATGGCGATGTAGTGTTCATGGAGGCATGGTGTAGTGAACTGGTTGTTTTCAACTGGACTGGTGTACTCGGCGGCGAATCTACGAAAAAGGACTACTACTCGTTGCCAATGTTGAGTCCTGATAGAGAGAATCACGTTGTGTATCCTGCCTATTCCATCCAGCAACAGCCTGGTGTTTTCCAAAGAGCAGTGGCGGGTGGATGGGTGCCGCAACCGGAGAACGTGTCTCAGGTGAATACACGCAGCATTGACCATCGTGCTCGCAGCCggggaaaaagcaaagagaggcGTCGTGTGTATCTGTAAGTTGGTGAGGGGTATTGCCAATGGCATGTCTCTGCCTCGCAATATAATCtgccagcaaagcaaaacTGCCGGCTGAGCCAATCGAACGGCCTGCGTGTACAGGGATCGACAGCCTCAGCGGAAGCGCTCGTGGTCGTGGTTGGCGGTTCAACAAGCTCACCGGTCCGGCTTGCAGCAATCTCGGCTAACCGACTGCGACTGTGGTGTGTTGTGAATGGATCACGATAGACTGCCGATTGGGCTGGTTTCTTAGCAAGGCAAGTTGGGGGAGGCATGTTGGCTTGTGAATGTGCAAACACGTACTTCGTACAGCAACCAGCAGTTCCATCGCGATCCCACCACCAGATGTAGTTGTCATTGGGCGAATAACAATGCAGCGCTTTGTAAGTGCATGGCAGCCTCGAGcacaaagcaaaacaagggCAGCCACCATGCGAAGGAGCCTGAAATCCTGACGGTTGGGCATCTGGGCAGGTAGGGTCGGCTCAGGTGAATTAGACAAACTGGGGGGATCCCAGGCCAAAAGCCCGGCCGGTCAAGCCATATCTGCAGCCTTGAAGCAACTATCGAGTCGCACAGAGTCGGGAGAAGTGCTTTTTGTGGCTGCTGTAAGAAGCAGGGAGGAGGAGACTTTGTCTTGACCGCCGAAAAGGAGAAAGTGAACGATGCAGGTCGTCAGCCAGGTTTCCTTTTTGTAGTGAgtgagacagagagagacacaCGATGATGGTTAGTGGCCGTTGCAATCAAGCAGGTTTCACGGTAGACTTAGCGAGTTGACAAGGAAGCAAGTCGGAGATTTTTCGAGAGCTTGATTGCTACCTTATTCCTTGGTATGAACTGGTTCAAAATACGGTGAGATTCAATCTCTTTTTGATTTAGCAGCCAAGaatcgagatcgagatgACTCTAGAATCAGAGTCTAGATCTGGTTACTGTATGTATGATAATGCCTGTATTCCACCTTCCTCGTAACAATGCTCGGTACTCGCAAAGAGAACAAGCGACTCAACGTGCGGATTTACGTCACAAGCGGGCTGATTGGCGAGACTCCTGCACTGTGTTGTCGCTCCTTCCTGCTCCCTTGCATCGAGACCTTCCCACTCTTGCCACACCTCGACCAGGCGCGGTCGGAGCAGATTCTCCGAAGATGAGCCTATCCAATCAATTGCTGCACAGCTGCGGGGGGCTGAAACGGGCTCCACCGGCGCGCGGGTCTTTCCTTGTCCACTAAGGCAGGCGCAAAGTATCGAGTAACCCGGTTCTTTGCCTTTACAAAAGGTACCTGCGGAAGCAACCAAGACACACGCCCTTAGTACGTACAGCTCTAATGTCCAGTCCAGTTTAATTCAGTCCAGTGCAGTTCGCTTGATTTTCGTTCGATTTTGGTTCCCGCTGGTTTAGTTACAGGTAGTTGGTGGGTGATGCCGCTGCTACAGTACCATAGCCGTAGCTTATTTTGCTAGTCCTCCCGTCGTTGCGTGTAAGCCGGAGAGTTGGCATCTCAGCTAATATATCGCTAATCTAAACGGTCAGCATGGGGGAGCATCCTGAGAAAAATGACAATCAATCAGCGATATATTCCGTCCCATATCCGGCGTCCGGCTCTCACGCGAGTTTGCACCGATTCTTTCTCGTCCAGCTGCCGCCAATGTTCGTGTCTCTCGTCCTAGAGTGTGAAAACCAGCACACTCTCCTCGcaagcctcttctcttctcacACCCCCTCTCGAGACGGCTACCTACCTATCAGATCCCATGGCAGTTATTGCAGTGCATATCTAGCTTGGCGCTGAGGCTGAAATGTTTgtgcagctgcagccagcCACATACTGACCGGCAGCCTTGCTCGCTTTTCGttgctttttcatttttccAGTACTCGGGGGCATCCCGTCCTCGCGATCAGCTTCGAGTCTGGTCTCGTTGTCtccccctctttcttttatatttGGACATGGTACTGTTCTTGTATTCTCCCGTCTTTGGTCTTGCTCCTCTCCTGACATTGTTTCCTGCATAGACTCTGTCTACTATCATACGGGTGACCACACCCTGTTTTCTGCGCCGAACTCTCGCCTCTTTGACATGCTAGCCCCAGgcatgatggaagaagacacaATCACCGTGGAAGGAAGCAGCAGAATCAACATGCTCACGGGGAAAAGCGAATGCACAATGGAGGAGACGAACAGAAAACCTGCGCTGCTTCGCATTCCAAATGAAATCATCGGACAGATCGGAGCATACCTCGAAGAAAAGGGCGATATTGCTGCTTTCGTGAGGACATGCCGTCTCTTCAACGTCATGTTTGGCGATGTTTTATACCAGCGAGATCAGATGTATCATAAGTACAAGCAAGATTCCTGCCTCACGTGGGCCGCCAACCGGGACAAGGTAGACACCCTTAAGAGAGCTATCAAAGCCGGCATCCGCTTGAAAGACCACCCATATCTCATTTTCGTTGTCTCGTGCACTGGAAGCCCCAAATGCGCTGAGCTGGTGCTGTCGACTCCTGGAATCAACCCAATGGCTGAAGACGATCGAGGGTGGACACCCATCACCCTCGCTGCTAGCTTTGGGCACgccaacattgtcaagaagTTGGTAGAGCATGGAGCTAGCTGTACAGCGCTTACAAGCTTTGGCTGGTCACCCATCAGCGTGGCCTGTTGCCGTGGGAGCCTCGGCGTTGCGAAGCTCTTGTTAGACGAGTATGGCGTGTCGATGGAGGGCGATTACGGGATCAACTGGTCAGCGCTGAGGTCGGCCGCTACTTTCGGCCACGCAGACATCCTGACCTATCTTCTCAAACGAGGGGCTGATCCAACCCCCGAGGCGGGTGGTTGGAGTTGTCTGCACATAGCAGCTGATGGCGGACACACCGAGGCAGTACAAgtgcttcttggccacgGTTTCAACCCTTCAGCTGTTGCAGACGAAAACGGCTGGACTCCCTTAACCCTTGCCGCCGACAAAGGACATTACGATACAGTTGAGCTGCTATTGGATCGAGGTGTTAATACCGAGCAGAGATGTACCAATCGATGGACAGCTCTCTGCATGGCTGCAAACCGCGGCGACCTGAGAATGGCCATGCTCCTGGTTAGCCGTGGAGCAGatgtcatggccaaggccgtCGGTGGGTGGAGTCCTATAACACTGGCTGCCACAAATGGCCACCTGGATATAGTCAATCTATTGCTCGCCTACGGGGCTGACATTCATATGAAGACCCTGTCGGGTTGGACGCCGCTCATGGCAGCTTCGGACGGCGGCCACGCCTCACTGGccaacatcctcctcatctgcGGAGCTGATGTGCGGAACAGCAGCACAACAGGGTGGAATTCTTTGATTTGCGCTGCAGATGGCCGTCACTTGCAGACCTCGAGGATCCTCTTAAGCCACGGTGCCGATATCATGGCTACCACTATCGCAGGTTATACCCCAGGTATCAGAGCAGCCTATGCAGGAAGTTACCGTCTGTTGAACATATTTCTCAAGACGAAGGGTTTCCGGCTTGATCACCTGGATACCCTAGGTCGCTCGGCATTCTTCCACGCCGCGATGCGAGGGCACACAAAGGTAATCAAGAGGCTATTACCCTTGACCAGCATGGCCAACGCGAGAGACAAGTTTGGGTCGACTCCCATCTTCGCGGCTGCTAGAAACGGACACCGCAAAGTGGTGGAGCTTCTCATCAACGAAGGTTTTGCAGATTTTGCCGAGAGAGACTTTCTGAACTGCACTCTTTTTGCCCACGCCCAGCGATCTAATAGGAGGCAGTTTGTCAAGTACCTCAAGAGGCACGCCAAGCAAGCCAACATCCCCATCTGGCTGGAGGATCCGGCGGGCAAAAAGACACAGCACAGGTGGGATCACGCAACATGCCACTGCAACGTCTGCGGCCGAGCCAGTGTCCATGTGGAGCAGGCGTATGTCTGCGAAGACTGCAACGGCGGCATGGTGCTTTGCGCGGAATGTATCAACGCGGGCCAGACGTGTAATAACATCAACCACATTTGGACCGCGCATCATTGTATGTGGAACGACGACTTTGGCTGGACGCCGCCTTATTGTTTGGCCGATGCCAATTTACGCAAGATTATTGAAGTTGATGATAATGGGGATGCACTTACAGATGTGGAAGAGGAAGTATAGAGGAAGGCAATAACGTTGACAACAATGATGGTGCTACTGATGAAGTTATGATTATGGGAAATTGATTCTAAAAGACAGAGGAGGATCTATTTGATATAGATACACACATACGTTATATAACAAAGCCAGCTACGTTAAGAATGTCAGCACAGAGGGTTTGTATCTAGAGCGAAATAGGAGTTGAAaattatttagttttttgttatgtttttatttatttgtttgttttctttgatTCATCACTTTGACATCATGTCACAGCTGATAAGAAAAATCTCGGTGTTGCTTTTCTTGGAATCAATTGACTTGTCAGATGGGCATTATGCAAGATCCAAGACCCTGATTATCTTAGCGTGCGTGAGATGCCCCGATCGGCCAACGCGCGGAGGGTGCCTGGCATTGATTGAAACGAGGATGGCGTTTCAAGGGTTACATTTTTAATACCGCCGGCAGAATACGAAGAAGCATCCATCAACCGGACAACAGGTGTTATTACACGAGTACCTCCCGAGGTACCGCTATTAAAAGAAGAGACGAATTGTGGCGCATTTGGGTTATTCAAGGTTGTTGTTATTCTAAATCTAACCATTTCGCTGTCAAGCACTAAATTACATCAATCAAGACCTGGACTTTTGCTACCGAAACCTGATGGCTAATATGCAGTCACAGTACTCTAGAATATTAATATAGCACTACaggtaggtacctagtaggtagATTTCGATATATCAGGCTGTACTCTGTACCAACCAAATTGATGGCATGACCTCCCTCCAACTGGAAGGTCACTGGCCTGTGGCTTGCCATCTGGGGTAGCTGCTGCACGCGCTGTGGCTCAGCACTCCGAACTGCCAGTCAATCGCTAAATCCTCCCCCACCTGCCTGTGGCGCGCGTCTCCCACCTGCCCAATGAAGTCACCACGAGCTCATTTCAGCCTCTGTGTCCACACTAGCCAAAAGGTACTTCTTCGTCCTGCCGGAGCTACTCGCTAGGCCCAAGTCACTCCGTTCGTCGTGCCTCTCTGTCTcgtgcttctcctctgcgAGGGCTCACGAGGCTTCAACCAGCCCCAACTCTGTCTTTGCTTGCGGCTGTGCCGTTGCAGAGTCTCAACTTCAGCCTCGTGCTTACCTGACAGCTCCTTGCTGAACCCCCTTTTCCCACGCCCTCAGCTTGCACCCTGTCTCGTTCCCTGGAGAACCACGGGCCTGCTTTGACAACAATTCCAATTCCAAACCTCACTAGACTCTCCTTTACTCCTTAAACAGCTGCCTGCCATGGTGTCGTTTTGGCCGTTCAAGGTGAGTTCTTGATTTTACAATGCTTGCTTGTGCTGTTCCCCTTGGCTTCAAGCTGCTGACTGACCTGGCGCAAAACAGAGCGACGACTCCTCGCCGGCGTCCTTCGAAAAGGCGCTTTCGGCCCTCTCGAAAAAGATTACAACCACCCAGACTCGCCTGGAATGGACTCGCCTGCGGTCTCGCAAGATTAAGGTGCTGGGAACCCTCTACACCTCCTTCGCCTACCTCGTCAGCGTCATTGTCCTTCTCCTAGTTGTGGGATATCCCAATCTAGGGCCCTGGGAATGGACCGGCATGGCTGGCGGGCCTGTCTTGTGAGTTTGTCCCTTGCCTTTGCCGAGACTTTACATGAAAAAGCGCATTGCATGTTATGCGCATATACACACGCAACGAGTATTCGCAGATTgcttctccccctcccccctctgTCTCCTACCCCTGGCTGACGATTCAACCGTTGTTTGTCGTCACACAGCATCTATACAACGCGCGTCGTCATCACGAGCTACTACAACTTCCGCATCGAGAGCCTTgaggccaagctcaaggcgcTGCAAGAAGAGCGCGGCAAGACAatccagaagctcaaggatgCGACAAAATACGACTCCACCATGGAGCTGATCGAGAAATACGGCGGCCCCGACGGCAGACCACGAAGCAGGCAGCAGGAGGCCCCCGAGGAGCCGTCTGATGCGAAAAagacgcagcagcagggaTCTTGGACTATGCCGGAACGCATTCACATCTCCCCGCCCCCGACAGCCAACATTCCCCGACGAGAATTCTCGCCCGCCTCGCTTGCTCCCAGCAGCCGACCCGTCACGCCCCTCGCCCAGAGCGTCGCATCTTTCGATACCTCGGCTGAATTCGCGCCCAATGCCTATGGCAatgctcttcctcctcctcgacccCAATCGGCACAGAGCCAGTTGTACAGCATCCCGCCACCACAGCCCCCCTCCGAGCCTCATTGGTATGATCGCATCTTCGACGTCCTCCTGGGCGAAGACGAAACCGCCGCCAAGAACCGCATCGTGCTCATCTGTCGTACGTGCCGCGTTGTGAATGGGCAGGCCCCCCCC
This genomic stretch from Trichoderma breve strain T069 chromosome 1, whole genome shotgun sequence harbors:
- a CDS encoding ankyrin repeats (3 copies) domain-containing protein, producing the protein MLAPGMMEEDTITVEGSSRINMLTGKSECTMEETNRKPALLRIPNEIIGQIGAYLEEKGDIAAFVRTCRLFNVMFGDVLYQRDQMYHKYKQDSCLTWAANRDKVDTLKRAIKAGIRLKDHPYLIFVVSCTGSPKCAELVLSTPGINPMAEDDRGWTPITLAASFGHANIVKKLVEHGASCTALTSFGWSPISVACCRGSLGVAKLLLDEYGVSMEGDYGINWSALRSAATFGHADILTYLLKRGADPTPEAGGWSCLHIAADGGHTEAVQVLLGHGFNPSAVADENGWTPLTLAADKGHYDTVELLLDRGVNTEQRCTNRWTALCMAANRGDLRMAMLLVSRGADVMAKAVGGWSPITLAATNGHLDIVNLLLAYGADIHMKTLSGWTPLMAASDGGHASLANILLICGADVRNSSTTGWNSLICAADGRHLQTSRILLSHGADIMATTIAGYTPGIRAAYAGSYRLLNIFLKTKGFRLDHLDTLGRSAFFHAAMRGHTKVIKRLLPLTSMANARDKFGSTPIFAAARNGHRKVVELLINEGFADFAERDFLNCTLFAHAQRSNRRQFVKYLKRHAKQANIPIWLEDPAGKKTQHRWDHATCHCNVCGRASVHVEQAYVCEDCNGGMVLCAECINAGQTCNNINHIWTAHHCMWNDDFGWTPPYCLADANLRKIIEVDDNGDALTDVEEEV
- a CDS encoding putative integral membrane zinc-ribbon metal-binding protein domain-containing protein, whose product is MVSFWPFKSDDSSPASFEKALSALSKKITTTQTRLEWTRLRSRKIKVLGTLYTSFAYLVSVIVLLLVVGYPNLGPWEWTGMAGGPVFIYTTRVVITSYYNFRIESLEAKLKALQEERGKTIQKLKDATKYDSTMELIEKYGGPDGRPRSRQQEAPEEPSDAKKTQQQGSWTMPERIHISPPPTANIPRREFSPASLAPSSRPVTPLAQSVASFDTSAEFAPNAYGNALPPPRPQSAQSQLYSIPPPQPPSEPHWYDRIFDVLLGEDETAAKNRIVLICRTCRVVNGQAPPGTKSLGELGMWKCMACGTPNGEMDEGKRIVREVLKSHEKDKDASSSKEPTTPETDDGDLQAEDASREDEPSKADGPAAAVKARRSARSKK